Within the Periophthalmus magnuspinnatus isolate fPerMag1 chromosome 7, fPerMag1.2.pri, whole genome shotgun sequence genome, the region ccagggactgaaccaaggactggatcagggtctgaaccagggactgaaccaaggactggATCAGGGTCTGACCCAGGGAccgaaccagggactgaaccagggactgaaccagggactgaaccagggaccgAACAGAGGACTGCATCACGGTctgaaccaaggactaaaccagggactaaaccagggactaaaccagggactaaaccagggactaaaccagggactaaagcagggactgaacctgagactggaccagggactaaaccagggactaaaccagggactaaaccagggactaaaccagggactaaaccagggactgaacctgagactggaccagggactaaaccagggaacCCCAAAACCCCCccggattaaagaggagccagaggaacagTGCATCAAACAGGAGGCAGAGCTGCTCTCAGTGTAGGCTCATTTTTAAAATCATGTAactgtttttttcctcagtgAGATTATAGAattaatattaaagtgttactGTGTATCTTTTCTAATGGGATGGTTCATCGCCTGCTTGTCTACCTGGACATATTATTAATTTGTTCAAAATGTACCACTACATGGCCTTATCTCAcctttattcagttacattctTCTTATCATGAACACCTTACCTTCATCTGACTCACAAtactgccctgtgattggtctagcCACACTGGTGGGCTGGACCAATTGCAGTTTTTGTGAGGTTGTGAACTAAAGCAATAATTAATCTTTCTGTGCAAAGGTAggtttgcttctccacagatctaagtTTAAAGAAGATatgttgttcttgtgtgtgccatatagttataatctatgacactatAATCTAAAGAAACCAGTCTGCTGACGTCTCAAACAGAGCGTTATCACAACATAGAGCTGTGAAGTTGTCGCCCCCTCCTATAGATAGCTGCAGACAATACAATTACAATAACATGTTTACAAGCTCTGAAaactcaattttgcataatatgtctgctttactgccatactgtgtaacattccaggccatagagtaacatttccatgaagacaagcaggtggcaaagcCTCTACTTGAAATGTTACGTAGTGCTGCTTTAAAtccttttcaggtctgtcccAGAGTCCAGTTCTGTTGGTGTGAAGAGAGAAGACTGGTCACAGCTTCAACAAAGTGAGCCCAGAGCGGAAACACAGGAGGAAGAGCCTCGATTACACCCTGAGACCGAAGGAGAGTCTGACACGGACAACGACGAAGACTGGAGAgctccattcagctgttcaggaGCCCACACGGAGACAGAGGTCGAAGAACCAGGGACGAGTGCAAACAACAGAGACAACACAAACAGAGGAACAGCCAAAAGACCTGGAAAGAGGCTACACAAGTGCCCTATTTGTGAAAAGACTTTAACGAGCAAGCAAAATTTAAAAGTCCACACCCGAGTTCACACAGGAgaaaaaccttacagctgttcagtgTGTGGCAAAGCTTTTGTCATTACCTCAAAACTTAAAATACACATGAGAACGCACACAGGGGAGAAACCATACAGCTGTTCGTTCTGTGAGAAAATGTTCAGCCAAAAGGGTCATCTGCACGAACATATCAGGATACACACAGGAGACAGGCCTTACAGGTGTTCACTGTGTGGGAAAACCTTCATCCAAAGACCTCATCTCAAAGGTCACATGATCACGCACAGGAAGAGAGGTCATACAGCTGTTGAGACCGAAGTCAATACACAGGAGCCCGTTCAGCCCACGGCTTTGACCTTATTCAATCAAATGTGATATTTAtggttataatttattttattttgaaaagattACATTAGAACCGGGAGCAGGGGTTGGCTGCAGCTGAGCCCTTTGTCCTAGTGTCTACGGGCGGCTCTCTTCTCTTGGTTAGGGATATAAAGATTATTCAGATCACTATATAAATGGTGTAATAGTGTGATATTTTGGGTTTcattcagagttgacaccttttgttgttcttgtaagtgtttatgtgttgttgttaatgtaactgcttttgtatgtggcaTTTGGTTGCCATGTTTGCAggcgacaagttgatgtgaaggttctattggtcagtttttttgctcttgtttttgcgTGGGTTATGGCCATAGTCTCtataaagaggtggactaagtgagtgtgacgttacccatagtgttcggctccggtcaaattaagctcatcgaggctagcagcttTAGGGTCCAATTTGGAGTAGATTtttgaccacaagtatcatagcaaccaaagagccaatccagaatcaggctgtttaaggtaacgCCCCCAGAGGGAAAGAAGCAACCtggtttgtctcttattaatgttcatatcttgatttacgggcacaatagtgaaataaaaaataccaggatcatgtagagcgggttaatacaaacattctaaaaaccaaaatgacgaggatcatagcagcagttacagagagaggagtgacagttttacaatgtaaagtgaattgggtCGATGCCGGAGGTGcacctatgctcacttcctatttggaatacgGCAGCTGGTggatccatttatatatacagcctatggttacggcctacagtagccctcgTGTTCAGAAtataaacaaccaaaagaaaTTTGCTGTGTTTCCTCACACCAGACCTATTTGTGACATTTGAATTCAGCTTTTATTCCAAAAAGTATAATTAGGGAGATTTTTATCTGActgtttgatttgattaaaCTATAGTCGCATACTGTAACATTATATTTGTTTGGCCATGGTGTAATTGTGATGTTTCCTCTCACAATAATTGTAACACTAAAATTTCAtctcatttgtgtgtgtgtgtgtgtgtgtgtgtgcgtgtgggggtgtgtgtgtgtgtggggggggggtgtgcgtgcgtgtgtgtgtgtgtgtgagtgtgaggtgcatgtgaatgttttaaCTATGGGCTGAAAGTGGGAATAATTTTGTATTGCAATGGATGAAAAATgtcttataaataaagtttgatttgagttAAATGGGCTCATATGACATCAGTATTCTTGATTTtgagcttcctgttatatgtaacattttggtgACTTTTCCCCTTGAAATggcataatattttttttgtcatgttctCAGATTTAATTCATAATTTTCCTGATCTTGATGTAGTCTTTGTTTTTGGTGTTACtgttatatttgctgaaaactgCAGAGGGCGCTCTTAGCCTGTTTAGATTTATTCTGCTGAAGTCTTGGGCAatcttttccattttcatttcatttgcaaGGCTTCAAAATTCTAAAGTAACACATGTCGACATGAAGCTTTTGCGCCTGTGTGGGACAGTGCAACAGGAACTGGACTTTAGGGGCAGACAATGAAGGCTTATGCCATCTTAACTCCTGTCAGATATGAACGTggaatgtgtgtgtctgtgtgtgtctgtgtgtgtgtgtgtgtgtgtgtgtgtgggtgtgtgggggtgtgtgtgtgtgtgtgtgtgtgtgtgggtgtgtgtgtgtgtgtgtgtgtgtgtgtgtgtgtgtttgtatgtgtgtgtgttggaggTTCCAGTGGCACAGATTGGTAGTTCTCagttctgtcagtctgtcccagggcagctgtggctacagtagtgtCTTaccagagtgtggagtgaatgaataatgaaagaTAAAGTGCTCTTGGTGAAAGgtgctcacagtgagaagagtaaccaaaagctttactcgagtaagagtactgtatAGAGTACACTGTGATTGTGAAAGTGCACCGGGTTAACTTTCTGGTCTACAAAAGTACACAGTGTCTCTTTTCCCAAACCTAAACATATTCTTTTAACAGCAGCAGTACGAGCCTGAATGACACTGCTCTAAGTAGTTTCTCTTTCGTCCTGTTGCTGTGTTATGATTTTATGACGTTTTATCAGCTCTGAAGACACGCGGTGCTGCAGTGCTGCCAGTGCCACGCTGGACTCTTATCTCATTTAAACTTATATCTGATCAACTGTCCAGGAAAAACTGCACCATTTTagaatttaatttaaaacacatcCGGGAGCTTTTCCattaaagagagagactgaaatctgaactgctaaactaacactagaatcacatgcatttcacaacatagagacacagggaggacatctgacacactggaacatttcagaacatgtttgtagaggtttaaactgcAGGGTTAGCAACTTCTACACAGAAAAAAGCCCCCCATggaaacacagggagggcatctgacacactggaacaactacagggttagcaacttctacacagaataagaccccatgatCCAATTGTGATTTCacaaattttaattttgtttaggTTTAATTGGTCTTCGCTCAAAATTATAGCTAAAACTCAAAAACAGTAAGGTTCACTTTTGGAAACATGTCCCattcatttgacccatccttcagtgtctctgggttataACTGTTAGGATGGTGAAAGGTAaaaggttacatttttatatagattccaccttcaaggcactcaaaatgctttacatcaaggaaccactcacacattcatacaccagtgtacacagacactgggggtgagcaTTCATCTacaggagctggaatcacaccgccaacctctgggtcagtggatctgacctctcaaccaatgatgtttatgttcagaGTGGGATTTAAACTgccagccttcagatcagtggacaaacactctaccaactgagctactgtcgctcataataataatcatgccTTGTACTTGTAATGCTCTTTACAGGCTTTACACACACTGgtctttattcattcactcagtGGTGTTAAGCTGCTACtgaagccacagctgtcctAGGGCAGACTCATGGAAGTGAGGCTGAAAATCTGCACcgctggcccctcccaccaccaaccACTTACACACATGCACCATTCAcactaggcaaggtgggtgaagtgtcttgcctaaggacactatGGCAGAACTTCGCCTGAGTGAGATTCAGTCCTCTAACTTTagctaaccactgagccactgccgccTGAATAACCCGTGTATGTGACCATGCTAACTCTCTACAGGAGGGttttggtcaggagtacctcgaTGGAGGTTGTTCCAGCTGTTATATTGTGCACATTATAGTTTGACTGGGGAAACTTGAATACTCGGGGAAACCAACCCAGGCACAGGAGGACATGTGTTAAATAGGCTCCGTGCACAGCAACATGCTAGCTAACTGTGTCTCAAAGTTAACAGCCACTTTTATTCAAAtccaaaaatataacataaacaacctactaaaattctaattaaataaactaaagacaatttttatatgtagaatatcTTAGTTTCAGgtgtagttttaatatttaatatcaaaattagcattagcgttggcactgagacacaaacatgcttctttctaaacacagaagtgtctctaCTGAAGTATTCtatgtgtgtagtgtttaacatgttgtcaatgGCATCCACCCTCAGTTCCCTGTTCACTGTCTGGTCTGACCCcaaacctctgacccctgacctctaaaCCACCCATAGCTCCCTGtgcactgcctgatctttaaatatttattcattttagcgtggttcgtcaaaaacctcatagagtgCCCAGTGCCGAAAAAAAATTTTCTGTCATTGTTTTTGTCAGTGTCATATTTTTGctgaaaactaaactaaaaagtaaTGATGACCAAGattacatacattttcttcCACTAAAACTTTGGGATGTAACAATGTCCAAATTTCACTGTACGATATTTTCACAATATGCACAGTACGATACTTACTGCAACATTTAATGGAGGCAAACAAAACGTGCAATTTTTTTCCTTTGCCTTGACAAGCTTATGGTTCTGtcataaccacagactgtataaagaagtgagagtgacgtcacccacggcgtttggctccagtcaaatgaagctcgtcaaggctaacagttataggggccaatatGGAGCTGagttccgaccgcgagtatcatagcaactaaagagccaatctgaaacatagctgttgaagttaacgccccttcccgcccgcaccactgtcaatcaaacctgttgctaatgctaacaggagcaacctcagggaaagaagactccagatttgtctgttattaaagttcatatcttgatttacatacaaaatagcaaaataaaaatgccaggatcatgtagagcgggttaatacaaacattttaagaccaaaatgacgagtctgacagcagtagttacagagagaggggccacagtttttcaacagaaagtgaattggagccagagtcgatggagccggaagcgcgcccatgatcacttcctgtttggaacgcggcagctagcaggttagctatgtccatttatacatacagtctatgttacCACCAATAATAAAGAAGACTCCAGTGTAAAAATATACCAACAGTTTATTACCTCGACTTCACATTGTTGGGCTGTTGGGCCCGCTTTGTAAGGCAGTTTCAAGGCACATTTCAATCCACCAACCACAAAAAGtactaaacaaaaaatagaatgtatttttaaaaccagAATAATTCTACATAAGTCTTTATATCCTTACAAAGTGGCAGTTACTAGTTCTCATGTAACAACTGAAGGCATTTCTGGCTTAAACCGACATACAAACATCTCATATAGCAAAAGTATGTCGCATTTCTGCATTCAAATTGACATTGTCCACACTTATTATGAAACTTACAACACAAAACAGCTCTGgaaatttacacaaaatattaaaaaaaacactaaaattaaTTTATGGGGTCAAAATCCTGAGCATCATCTTAATAGTAGAGATGTAACAATAATAGACTTTTTCAGAGTATAATATTGCTTTCACATTAGCTGTAATTCAGCCCTAACTTAAGCCCGTTTAGTCCTAAAAACACcaattacaaatattaaaagtgcactatgtaacatttcagatGGAAGAtcgaccacctgcttgtctccatggagatggtaacTAGCCTTTGCCCGTGGATACTATGAGAGTGGACATggtctaaaataaatacatgaagaGACAGATTATTAtaaaagtatggcattaaagttatttaaagcaacattgtgtaactttctggaggtagctCGTCATCTGCAGGGTttgatggaaacagaaagttaaaaccatacttcagaacattctccatggagatatatacattttatgccatactgtggaatattgtagACACCAAAGcaccaagtaagagtcaggtttgtgg harbors:
- the LOC117374042 gene encoding zinc finger protein 660-like; this encodes MSKSQKLRALVNVRLTAAAEEIFALFERTIAEYEEELRRSKEENRRKQGLLEALNPRTVLLFRADLRTIPASPGPGLNQGLNQAVDQGLKQGPNQGLDQVLNQGLDKGLNQGPKQGPNQRPNQGLDQGLNQGLNQGLDQGLNQGLNQGLDQGLTQGPNQGLNQGLNQGLNQGPNRGLHHGLNQGLNQGLNQGLNQGLNQGLNQGLKQGLNLRLDQGLNQGLNQGLNQGLNQGLNQGLNLRLDQGLNQGTPKPPRIKEEPEEQCIKQEAELLSVSVPESSSVGVKREDWSQLQQSEPRAETQEEEPRLHPETEGESDTDNDEDWRAPFSCSGAHTETEVEEPGTSANNRDNTNRGTAKRPGKRLHKCPICEKTLTSKQNLKVHTRVHTGEKPYSCSVCGKAFVITSKLKIHMRTHTGEKPYSCSFCEKMFSQKGHLHEHIRIHTGDRPYRCSLCGKTFIQRPHLKGHMITHRKRGHTAVETEVNTQEPVQPTALTLFNQM